The genomic segment CGACAACCTTTATTCTAAAAGCATTAAAACCGTCGGAATAAGCCGAATAACATGATCCATAAATACGAGAAAACCAACTTCAACTCCGTTTGAACAAACGGGGAGTGAAGTTGGTTTTCTTTTTTACCTAAGATGAGCCAATTCAAGCTTTGTGCCTAAGTATGAATGCTTACATTTTTCTTCATCATCAGGGAAGCGGCTTCCGCATCACGGGCTTCCAGCGCGTCAATGATCGCCTGATGCTCTTTAACTCCTACCTGTGCAATCGAAGCAGGCCGTTTGATAAATAAATACTTATAGCGGCGGATGTGCATTTGCAGCGAGGAGGTAAAGGATTGAATATAGGCATTATCCGCCAGCTCCAAAATGACATTATGGAATTCCTCATCATATTCCAGCGCTTCATAAGGCTTGTTTTCCTGAATGCATTTCGCAAACTGTGCATTCAGCTCGCTAAGGCGCGTTATGTGCTCCGGCTGAATATGCGGCACTGCTAGCTCGGCCGCGAGCGCATGCAGCGCAACAAGCGGCGCATAAAGCTTAGGCATGTCCTCTTCCTCAATCATCGTCACTCTTGTTTCCTTGCTGGGCAGCATTTGTACAAGCCCTTGTACTTCAAGCAATTGCAGCGCTTCGCGAATCGGCGTCCGGCTGACGCCAAGTGCATCTGCAAGCTCGCCATCGATCAGCTTCTCTCCGGGCTGAAGCGTGCCTTCTATAATCCATTTCTGGAGCTGGGCTAAAGCCCGGTCCTTCGCAGATATTCGCAGCGGCGAGGAATAATTAGTCGGTATCGGCATTGCATCACCTTCTTCAAAAAATTCGAGCCGCAGCTCCTAAACGGCGTTATTGGCTACTTCCTATCATATATCGAAGCAGCAAGAGGGCGCAAATGGATTAAAGTAAGCTTGGTTTAGACAAAAAGCAGTCGCGAAAATAAATCTTGCTATATCATACACAATCAGAATATAATATGCAATATATCGCATATCAAACGTCGATTTTTACTTCGAAAAAGGAGAACCTAATGTCAACCAATCAAGCTGCTATTCGGCCGGCCAATGTGGCGGCCACCACTTTTTTCCCGATTTTGTTTGCTGCAAGCTCGGTGCATTTGCTCAATGATACGATTCAATCGATTGTGCCTGCGCTGTATCCGGTACTTAAAGATTCTTTTTCGTTAACCTTCTCGCAAATTGGTTTTATTTCTTTAATTATTAATTTGACGGCAGCGATTTTACAGCCGCTCATTGGTATTTTTACCGATAAACGGCCGATTCCAAGGCTGCTGCCGATTGGCATTCTTTTCACCCTGGCTGGTGTGCTGGTGCTGTCCTTCTCGGCGTATTATTGGATGATACTCGCTGCGGTTATGCTAATTGGGATCGGCTCAGCGATATTCCATCCAGAGTCGGCGCGGGTAGCTTATGTGGCAGGCGGGGCGCGCAAAGGACTGGCGCAATCGATTTTTCAATTTGGCGGAAATATTGGACAAGCGCTTGCTCCGATTATGACAGCGATGCTGTTCGTGCATACGGGGCAAAAGGGTGTCGTCTGGTTTTCCCTGCTGCTTGTTGTCGGGTTCATGCTGCAAAGCTATGTCGCCCGCTGGTACACGAAGCACTTAAAGGCGGAGAAGGAGCGCAAGGGGACGGTGCAAAATCATCCGTTCGCAAGAAGCGGCCTCTCTAAGGCAAGAGTTGCAGTTGCGGTTACGATTATTATGATTTTGGTATTTTCTAAATACGTTTATATTTCAGCGATAACGAGCTATTATTCTTTTTATGCCATAGAAAAATTCGGGGTATCGACGAGCCAGGCACAATTGATCTTATTCGTGTTTCTGGTTGCAAACGTTATTGGGCTGCTGTTCGGCGGCATGCTGGCGGATAAATTCAGCCGCCGTGCGCTCATTTGGTTTTCGATTTTGGGCACGGCACCCTTTTCACTTGCCCTGCCGTATGCGAATTTGACGCTTTCGGTTATTTTGATCTTTTTTGCGGGGCTGATTTTGGCTTCGGCGTTCTCGATCATTATGGTGTATACGAACGAGCTGCTGCCAGGCAAGGTCGGGCTCGTATCCGGCATTTTCTTCGGCCTTGCCTTCGGGCTTGGCGGTGCGGGATCGGCGATTCTCGGCAATCTTGCTGATGCGACAAGCATTGTGTTCGTAATCCAGTGCTGCTCGTATTTGCCGCTGCTGGGGCTGTTCACCGTATTTCTCCCGTCTGACAAAAAGAATAAGCCGCTGCAAGCAGCATAAGCGGAACAAGGAAAGAGCGATGATTGGCGCCATAGGGTGCTGGTCATCGCTTTTTTTAATTATAAGAATTTATAAGGTGTGCCCTTATAATCGGCTTATAGTTCAGCGCGAAACGGTAGCTTTGCCGTCAGAAGATGGCGATAGCCGTTTACGCTTGCTTGCCAGAGGTTTAAGCTTGTCTGCGATAAAGTCAAAATAATGATATAGGTTGGCAAAATACCGTCACAGCGCGAGCGCCATTTTTTCTATGATAAAGGTATCCATTATAGATCGAGGTGAAGGCTCATGAATCCGCTACAACAAACAACGACCAAGCAGAAGCATTCAGGCAAACAGCAAATGGCGGCGAGGCGGTCAAGCGGCGCGATCCAACGAAAAGAAACGCTCGCAGGTTTTCTGTTCGTAGGCCCGATGCTCATAGGAGTGACGGTGCTGACGCTGCTGCCGATACTCGCTACCTTCGGGCTGTCGCTGGCGGACTGGAATTTTATCGCTGGCTTTGATGGCCTGAAATGGGTCGGCTTCGATAATTTCGAGCGGCTGGCGAAAGATGCGGCATTCCTAAAATCGCTGAAAAATAATGCTTATTTTCTACTGACCGTGCCTGCTTATTTGGCGGTTTCAATGTTTCTCGCGATTATGATCGACAAGCATGTGTATTTAAAAGGCTATTTCAAGGTTGCGTATTTCATGCCGTACATTTCCAGCATTGTAGCGGTAGCTATCGTCTGGCAGGTGCTTTTCCACCCGTCGGCGGGACCGGTTAATCAACTGCTCATGGCGCTTGGTATTGAAAATCCGCCGAAATGGATTGCTGATCCCAAATATGCGCTTCCATCGCTCATGATGATTACCGTCTGGACGGCTATCGGTTTTAATATGATCGTGTACATTGCAGGACTGCAATCGATTCCGCGGGATTTGTATGAGGCAGCCGATATTGATGGAGCAAACGCTTGGGTAAAATTCAAAAGCATTACGTTCCCGCAGCTGTCGTCAACTTCCTTCTTCCTGCTTGTAACAGGCATTATTTCGACGTTCAAGGTGTTTGATTTAATAGCGATTTTGACCAAAGGCGGGCCGCTTTCCTCGACCAGCATGATCGTCTGGTATTTGTATGATACGGCATTCGTCAATTTGAAAATCGGCTATGCCTCCTCGATGGCAGTCGTCCTGTTCGCTTGTGTGCTGCTCATTACCCTTCTGCAATGGGTCGGCCAGAAAAAGTGGGTGAATTATTAATAGCATTTCTATAAGGGAGGCAAGAAGAGAATGAACCAAAAAACGATAAATACGGTTCGCAAATCGATTTTCACGGTGCTTATGATGGGCATGAGCATTTTGTTCCTGCTGCCCTTCGTCTGGATGCTGTCCACTTCCTTCAAAATTGAGGCGGATGTATTCACTTATCCGATTCAGTGGATACCGAAAACGTGGCATGTCATTGAAAATTACAAGGAAGTGTGGAATGGGCAATTTCCATTCTATAAATACTATTTGAATTCCATTAAAATTACAGTAGTCACGACGATATTATCGTGCATCGTATCCGCGCTTGCCGCTTATGGCTTTTCCAAAATCCAGTTTGCAGCAGGAAAATATTTGTTTCTTATCGTACTCGCCACTTATATGATTCCGCAGCAGGCGATTTTGGTGCCGCAGTTTATTTTGTATCGCTCGATTGGTTTTTTCGACAGCCATGCGGGACTTATTTTGCTCGGCAGCTTCAGCGTGCTTGGCACCTTCATGCTGCGCCAGTTTTTTATGGGCGTTCATAATGAATATATTGAATCGGCGAAAATCGATGGGGCGGGACATGCCCGGATATTTATGCAAATTGCGTTTCCGCTTGTGCGTCCAGCCGTTGCGACGTATGCGATTTTGCGCTTCATTTGGACATGGAACGACTACCAAAATCCGCTGATCTTCCTGCGGACGGACAGCTTGTACACGATTCAATTGGCGATGCAAAAGTTTACGACCATTAACGGCGAATTTTATTCGCTCATTATGGCGGCCGCCGTATCGTCGATCGTGCCGCTGCTGATTATTTTTGTCATTGGGCAAAAAAGCGTCATCGAAGGTATTGCACTGGGCGGTGTAAAGGGGTAGTTTAATCAGTTGCAAGATGTATAACGGCAGGCACTGCCCCAAGCGGGCTGCTAGGGGAAGTCAAAATAGTCGTAAATGTAGTCAATATTGTAGTATAGGAGCGGGCAGCCGCATTGCTACAATAACGATAGATAGAAAGCGCATACACACTTATTTCACACAGCTATCGTTATTTTCATGAGGAGGGTTTGCATGTTTAGAAAAATGAAATGGTTATCGCTTATGCTGATGTCGATCATGATGGTGGCGGCGGGCTGCTCATCAGGCGGAAACGCAGAGAGCGGCGGGGCAGCGGCTTCGCCAGCAGCGAGCAGCAGCACGGAAAGTCCGGCGCAGGGGGCGGCTGATGAAGAGGTTACGATCAAGCTGCATACGTTCGGCAACGAAGCGAGCTATAATTGGAAGCAGACGATTGCGGCATTTGAGGAGAAAAATCCAAACATCAAGGTTGATGTCGTCGTATTGAGCGAGAAGGGCGATACGCAGGAAGCGATTCAGAAGCTGGATCTTGCCGCTTCCTCCAATGAGCAGATGGACGTCATTATGTTCAGTGACCCGGCCGGCTATGCGCAGCGCGTTGGTCTTGGCATGGTTGCTCCGATTGACGATTTTATTGCTAAAGAGGGCTTTAAGGTTAATGAGGAGTACAAGGTTGATACGATGCTGGACGGCAAATATTATGCGCTGCCAGGCAAGTTCAACCCTTGGTATGTTCTGCTGAACAAAACGCAGCTGGCCGCTGCTGGACTAGATGTGCCAACCGAATGGACATGGGATGACTTTATGAGCTATGCGAAGACGCTTACGACAGGCGATGGCGCATCGAAGCATTACGGCACGTATTTCCATGGTCCGCAAAATGGCGGCTGGATGGAATTTCTGAAGCTGGCGCTGGCGAACCAGCCGGATAATACCGAGTTTTTGAAGGCGGATGGCACGTCCAATTTGGACAATCCGCTCATGCGCAAAACGCTGGAGCTGCGCGTGCAAATGGAGAAGCAGGACAAATCGGCATCTCCTTACACCGATATGATTTCGCAGAAGCTGCATTACCGCAATCAGTTTTTCAATCAAGCAGTCAGCATGATCATGATTGGAAGCTGGATGAACACGGAGCTGGGCGGAACTGAGCAATTCCCGCTTAACTTTGAAGTAGCAGTCGCTCCTATTCCAAAAAATGCAGCCGCAGACGAAGGCGGCTACACGATGGTAACGACGGATTATGTGTCGGTTGCGGCTTCCTCCAAGCATAAGGATGCAGCGTACCAGTTTGTTCGCTGGTATACGACCGAAGGGCAGATCGCTCAAGGTAAAAATGTTCCGTCCTGGAATGGCATTGACGATTCCCAGCTGGAATCGATTATTGATACGATTTTGAGCGGCACGGCAAATCCGGAGAAGGTTGACAAGCAGTCGCTGCTGTCGGTGCTGAAAAACGCCAAATCGTCCAAAATCATTCCGCCCGTTACGTATCAAGCGGAAATTTATAAAGTGATCAATGAGGAGTACGAGAAGCTGATCTTTGATCAGCAGGACGTTGATCAAACGATTGCCGCCATGCAGGAGCGTGTGCAGCAGGTGATCGATTCGAACAAAAAGTAGTAGTGGGAGCGTGTGGTGGAAGAAAGTCTGCTGCGCAAAAGATGGGCTTCCGATCGCCGTTATCGTCAAATTTCCTTTGCTTATAGCAAGGGGAATGGTAGAAATTTGACGATAAAAGCGAGCGCTAACGCTTCTCCAGTCCAATCTTATTGCTACGCAGACCTTTTCACCACACGGGTAAAAGGTATAGGGAGAAGTGCAGAGCTGTTGCTGCACTTCTTTTTGCCTGAAACCGCAGAAAATCAATGATTTTGCTGTATAGGTTGAGCTAAAGATTCCAGCCACCCTACTCCTTCTTTGACCAAGTTGCTGCAACTGGGACGGATCTTTTCTGCTGGATGACATTCACTTGGTTCGTACAGCTTTAGCTATTACAGCTGTGGCCCCAACGGCTTTGTAACGTGGCGATCTTGGTATAATTGCGGTCTTTGCGTTGCTCGCGGACTGTAAAGCCCTTATTGACCCATTTTCGTCCTTTTTCACATCGCTGCGGACTGTGAGGCCGTTATATCCCTCAAACTAGGCTCATTGCATGTTAGGCAGCACATATAGCGGCTTCTGAGTCCGCGAGCACGGCCAAAGCTTGCTATTCTCACAAATAACGGCCACACTGTCCGACACAAAGCCAGTTCCAGATTAAGCAGCTTAATCTCAGGGCCAATGCTGATCGACTGATGCTTCCCGATCTTATATGTTCTAGTCCAATCAATACAGAAAAAATCTTAAGGGAAAACGGCGCGGAGATGGTGAGTTTCAGTTACACTTGAAAGAACGACGAAAAAAAGGGGTGGGGGTTATGTCTAGTCAATGGCTGTCGCTGCTGCGGCTGAGGTCGTTTCGCTATCGGCTGATGGTAGCGGCTGTCGTCTGCCTGCTCCTCCCCGCTTTAATTACGCTTGCCGTCTACAATATGCTGACGAAGGATGCGATGAAGCAGGAGGCGGTCACGCAATCGCAGCAAAAGCTGGAGCTGGTGGATGGCTACGTGTCGAATCTGTTTAATTATATGTTTTATATCGCCAATAACGTGCAGTTGGACTCGGAAATGAACCGGATTATGAAAGCGATTGCTTCAGGCAAAACCTATGAAGGCGCGAGCGCGGAATATGACCGCTATCTCGATCGCATGAAGATTATGAATAAAATTGAAAATATGACCGTCGTCGGCGACAAGGCGTATGTGACGATTTTGCTGAAGGACGGGACGAATTTTGCCAATTATTCGTTTGATGAATACGACCCCGGCTTGTTTCGCGAGGAGCCTTGGTTCGCGCAGTTAAATGGGCTGTCCGGGCTGCAATCGTTTTGGCCGGGTGCTACGCCGACGGTGTTTGACAGTGATAAAAGCCGCAGTCCCTACCAGCTGTCCATTGCCCGGGCATTGCGCGGCGACAGCGTAAATCCCTACGGCTACGTCATCGTGACGATACTGGAAACCAAGGTGAGCGATATTTTCCGGAAAATCGAGCTGGAGCAGGAGACGATGCTGCTTGGCAGCGAGGACCACATTTTATCGCATCCCGACGCCACGCGTGTGGGCGAGATTTTTCCTTATGCAACGCTTGCAAGCGAGAAGTCGGACCCGCATATTTTGCAAATTGAAAACGAGGATTATTTAATGGCTTGGCATACGAATTCGCTTACGGGCTGGAAGCTGGTGTCGCTTACGCCGTATGATCGCGCCGTATTTAAGCTGAATGTCATTTTTAAACGCGTCTTTACGTTCCAGCTCGTATCTTTCTGCTTATTTATGGTGCTGCTGCTTTATTTGCTGGGCAAATTCACACGGCCGCTCGTTCGTCTAGGGCGGGTAGCGGAGACGGTGCAGCGCGGCAATTTGGAGGTGCGCTCGGGCATTCGCGGGGAGGATGAGATCGGCTATTTGGGCCAGTCCTTCGATCTAATGCTCGATAAGGTGAAGGAGACGATTGGCGAAATTACGAAGACGCAGGTGCGAAAGCGCAAGGCGGAGCTTGCGATGCTCCAGGCGCAGATCAACCCGCATTTTCTGTTTAATGTGCTGAATTCGATTCGAATGAAGGTGCTGCGCAAAGGAGATTCGGAAAGCGCAGAAATGATCAGCTCGCTATCGAAGCTGCTGCGGATGACCATTAGCCAGGATAAAGGCGTCATTCCGCTTCATGAGGAAGTCGATCTTGCCATTGATTATGTGAGGCTGATGAATATGCGGCAAAAGGAGAAGGTGGAGCTGACGCTCGACCTGTCGCCTCTGAGCCTAACGGCACTCGTCCCGCGCTTCTGCCTGCAGCCAATTATTGAAAATGCGCTCATTCACGGCTTCAGCCAGCAGGCCGGCTTAATGACGATTAGTGCGAGCGAAGCGGAAGGCGGCTATCAAATAACGGTAAGCGACAGCGGCCAAGGCATTGAGAAGGGAAAGCTTGAACGGCTGCGGTATAAGCTGGGCGCAGAAGCTTTAGACAAGCTGGAGCAGGGAGCCGCAGGCGAGGAAGAGAGTGAAACAGGCGCCTTAGCGGGCAAGTTTTCAGGCATTGGACTTGTTAATGTGTATGAGCGGATGGGCATAACCTACGGCGAGCGCTTCCAGATGACGATAGACAGCGATATCGGGCAAGGCACAGTCATTACGCTGTACATTCCGAAGCAGGTGGTGGATTCTGATGGTTAAGGTGATGCTGGTTGATGATGATTATCCTGTGCTGGATCTGCTGGCTTTTGCCATTGAGTGGGAGGAGCTTGGCTTTCGGCTGTTAGGCATGCATGAGAACGGCGAGGTCGCGTTGGCAGCGGCGCTGGAGGAAATGCCGGATATTCTGATTACAGATATCGGGATGCCGCGCATGGACGGGCTGGAGCTCATACGCCGGCTGAAGGAGCGCAAACCAGAGCTTCGCGTAGCGGTGCTCTCCTGCCACGATGAGTTTCGTTATGCCCAGCAGGCGCTCAAGCTGCAAGTGCAGGATTATTTGCTGAAGGATACGCTTGATCCTTCAGATATACGCAAGCTGTTGCTGCAATTTCAGGCGGAGCTGAATGTGACGAAAGATTTGCATATGGAGCAGCTCCGCAAGGAGCATATGGTCGATCGCAATAAGGCGCTGCTGAAGGAGCAGTTTATTAAGGCGACGCTTCATCAGCCGATGCTGGATCCCGAAAAATGGCAGCAGGAGCTGGGAGCATTCGGCCTGCCGTTCGGAGCTTGCGAGCGGGTCATTCCCGTACTGGGCATCATCGACGATTACCCGCGGGCGCTGCAGCGTTTTCGCTCGGAGGAGGTGCTGCGTTTTGTAGTGGACAATGTTACCCGCGAGGTGATGGCGAGCAGGGAGACGGGCTGCCCCGCTGCCCATTTTGTGTACAGTCCACAGGAATCCTTCTTCATGCAGGTATGCCCGCACGGATTGAAAATAAACGGCTTCGACGAGGTGAAGCTGCTGCTCGCGGAAGTGCAGCGTATGCTCAAAAGCTCGTTGAAGCTGACGATGTCTTTTCTGATCGGCGATAGCGCGAGCGATCCTTTAAGCTTGCGGGAATCGCTGGCGGAGCTGCTTTCCGGGGCGGAGGCGCGCTTCTACCGCGCGCCTGGCTCTATTGTGAAGGCAGGCGCCGTGCAGGCGGCGCAGCCTGCAAAGCCAGGCAGCGACAATCCGCTGCTGGAAAGGTTTGGCGAGGCGGCCGAGCTGCTGCGGGAGGCGCTGCTGGGCCATAAGCGCGAGGCGGCAGAGGAGCTGGTGCGCCAGTGGCTGTCGCTCGCGGAGCAGCGAAGGCTGCCGCCCGAGCAGGTGAAGGATTGGGTGTTTAAGCTGCTGCTGGACGTAAAGCTCAAGCTTCAATTGATGCAGCATACCCGCTCAGCAAGCTCGATTGACGTCAGCCACCATGAGGTGTGGGAGTTGGGCAGCCTCTCCGAGCTGCAAGCGTGGCTGATTGCCCACTGCCTGTCAGCGATAACCGCCTCCGAAAATGGCGTCAGCGGCAGTAAGCGGGCAGAGGTCATCGACGCGTGCGAATACGTTTCGCAGCATTTGGACAAAAAGATCAGTCTCGACGAGGTCGCCGACCAGCTGTTTATGAACCCCAGCTATTTCAGCCGCCTGTTCAAGAAGGAAATGGGCGAGACCTTTATCGAATATGTAATACGGATGAAAATGCATCGGGCCAAAGAGCTGCTTGATCAAACGGGCTCGCCCGTCGGCAAAATATGCGAGACGCTCGGCTACGATAACCAGAGCTATTTTATAAAGCTGTTTAAGTCATGTACAGGTGTGACGCCTGTGGAATATCGAAGAGGCCAAAAGCGATTGTAAGAAGGGGAAAGCGATTGTAAGAGATGTTAAGGCAGCTGTAAGCCTGTTATTTTAAGGTGAGATGGATAGTTGCTGAAGGTGTCTGGATCGGATTGGGCACGGCTTGGAAGCGGATAGAGTGGAGAGCGAGAACAGATAGTGAAAGCAGATGGAGAATAGATAGTGAGCCAATCGAGAGCTGATCGAGAACTGATAGTGAGTCAATCGAGAACAGATCGAGAACAGATCGAGAACAGATAGTGAGTCAATCGAGAGCTGATCGAGAACAGATAGTGAGTCAATCGAGAACAGATCAAGAACAGATAGTGAGTCAATCGAGAACAGATCAAGAACAGATAGTGAGCAAATAGAGAGCAGATCGAGAACTTATCGAGAACAGAACGAGAGCGGGTTGTAACGGATAGGGAACGGGGAACAAACGTAAGGCTGTAGAAGTATGGGGAGAGGAGCGGGATATATGGAGCAGAAGAAGCAGCAACAGCAACAGCAACAGCAACAGCAACAGCAACAGCAACAGCAACAGCAACAACTGCCGCTGGAAAGGCGCTTTGCAGTGCGTTTCTCCGGGCAGCTTTATTTGCCGACAGAGCGCCAGAGAGGACTCGCGCTGTTGGTGAAGGGAGAGCCGCTGTCTGCGGGACAGCTAGGCGAGGCATGGTATGACACGCTGCGCGAAGCTGAGGTGCAGCGTCCGTTAGTCGAGGAGATTCGCGCCGAGGCACAGCGCCAATTGGCGAGCGTTGAGCCGGAGCTGAGCGAGACCTTGTTTCGGATGTACGGGGAGACGGGGGAACGGCTGCCGTACGAGCGGGTTTATTTTCAAAAAAGGCGGCGGCTTAATTCATTCGCACTTATGTCGCTGATTGAAGCGGAAGAGCCGCAATATTTGGAAGCTCTTCAGGCTGCGCTTTGGTCGATCTGCGAGGAGCGGGCTTGGTGCCTTCCAGCGCATCTCGGCGGGGCGGAGCAGCAAACGCCCATTGATTTATTCGCTGCGGAGACGGGCTTCGCGCTCAGTGAAATAAGCGTGCTGCTCGGCCCCCGGCTGCCAGAGGAACTGCACCTGCGTATTCACGAGGAAGTGGAAAAGCGGCTGTTTCTGCCATTTTTGACCGAGGGGCCTTACTTCTGGGAAAGAGCGGAGCATAATTGGGCGGCGGTATGTGCCGGGTCGATTGGCGCAGCAGCGCTGCATTTGATGGACGATCGCGAACGGCTGGAAGCGGTGCTTTCGCGCGTATTAGCTGCGATGGATTGCTTTTTGGACGGCTATGGCGAAGACGGAGCTTGTGCGGAAGGGTATTCGTATTGGCAATATGGTTTTGGCTTTTATGTTTATTTTGCACAGCTGCTTAAGGCAGCAACGGATGGGGCTATTGATTTATTCCGCAGCGCAAAAGTACAAGAAATCGCGATGTTTCAGCAGAAATGCTTTACAGGTGGCCGCAGCATTGTGAATTTTTCCGATGCTCCTTCTGAAAGCGGTATCTTTATGGGGCTAAGCTCTTATTTGCATCAGGAGTTTCCAGCTGTGGCTCTGCCGCATGCCAGCCTGCGCGACAGTTACACAGGGGACCACTGCGCAAGGTGGGCGCCTGCGGTTCGGAATTTGCTTTGGTGGGCAGAGTCGGAA from the Paenibacillus sp. BIHB 4019 genome contains:
- a CDS encoding GntR family transcriptional regulator; the encoded protein is MPIPTNYSSPLRISAKDRALAQLQKWIIEGTLQPGEKLIDGELADALGVSRTPIREALQLLEVQGLVQMLPSKETRVTMIEEEDMPKLYAPLVALHALAAELAVPHIQPEHITRLSELNAQFAKCIQENKPYEALEYDEEFHNVILELADNAYIQSFTSSLQMHIRRYKYLFIKRPASIAQVGVKEHQAIIDALEARDAEAASLMMKKNVSIHT
- a CDS encoding MFS transporter, with the protein product MSTNQAAIRPANVAATTFFPILFAASSVHLLNDTIQSIVPALYPVLKDSFSLTFSQIGFISLIINLTAAILQPLIGIFTDKRPIPRLLPIGILFTLAGVLVLSFSAYYWMILAAVMLIGIGSAIFHPESARVAYVAGGARKGLAQSIFQFGGNIGQALAPIMTAMLFVHTGQKGVVWFSLLLVVGFMLQSYVARWYTKHLKAEKERKGTVQNHPFARSGLSKARVAVAVTIIMILVFSKYVYISAITSYYSFYAIEKFGVSTSQAQLILFVFLVANVIGLLFGGMLADKFSRRALIWFSILGTAPFSLALPYANLTLSVILIFFAGLILASAFSIIMVYTNELLPGKVGLVSGIFFGLAFGLGGAGSAILGNLADATSIVFVIQCCSYLPLLGLFTVFLPSDKKNKPLQAA
- a CDS encoding sugar ABC transporter permease, with translation MAARRSSGAIQRKETLAGFLFVGPMLIGVTVLTLLPILATFGLSLADWNFIAGFDGLKWVGFDNFERLAKDAAFLKSLKNNAYFLLTVPAYLAVSMFLAIMIDKHVYLKGYFKVAYFMPYISSIVAVAIVWQVLFHPSAGPVNQLLMALGIENPPKWIADPKYALPSLMMITVWTAIGFNMIVYIAGLQSIPRDLYEAADIDGANAWVKFKSITFPQLSSTSFFLLVTGIISTFKVFDLIAILTKGGPLSSTSMIVWYLYDTAFVNLKIGYASSMAVVLFACVLLITLLQWVGQKKWVNY
- a CDS encoding carbohydrate ABC transporter permease, yielding MNQKTINTVRKSIFTVLMMGMSILFLLPFVWMLSTSFKIEADVFTYPIQWIPKTWHVIENYKEVWNGQFPFYKYYLNSIKITVVTTILSCIVSALAAYGFSKIQFAAGKYLFLIVLATYMIPQQAILVPQFILYRSIGFFDSHAGLILLGSFSVLGTFMLRQFFMGVHNEYIESAKIDGAGHARIFMQIAFPLVRPAVATYAILRFIWTWNDYQNPLIFLRTDSLYTIQLAMQKFTTINGEFYSLIMAAAVSSIVPLLIIFVIGQKSVIEGIALGGVKG
- a CDS encoding extracellular solute-binding protein, whose translation is MFRKMKWLSLMLMSIMMVAAGCSSGGNAESGGAAASPAASSSTESPAQGAADEEVTIKLHTFGNEASYNWKQTIAAFEEKNPNIKVDVVVLSEKGDTQEAIQKLDLAASSNEQMDVIMFSDPAGYAQRVGLGMVAPIDDFIAKEGFKVNEEYKVDTMLDGKYYALPGKFNPWYVLLNKTQLAAAGLDVPTEWTWDDFMSYAKTLTTGDGASKHYGTYFHGPQNGGWMEFLKLALANQPDNTEFLKADGTSNLDNPLMRKTLELRVQMEKQDKSASPYTDMISQKLHYRNQFFNQAVSMIMIGSWMNTELGGTEQFPLNFEVAVAPIPKNAAADEGGYTMVTTDYVSVAASSKHKDAAYQFVRWYTTEGQIAQGKNVPSWNGIDDSQLESIIDTILSGTANPEKVDKQSLLSVLKNAKSSKIIPPVTYQAEIYKVINEEYEKLIFDQQDVDQTIAAMQERVQQVIDSNKK
- a CDS encoding histidine kinase, giving the protein MSSQWLSLLRLRSFRYRLMVAAVVCLLLPALITLAVYNMLTKDAMKQEAVTQSQQKLELVDGYVSNLFNYMFYIANNVQLDSEMNRIMKAIASGKTYEGASAEYDRYLDRMKIMNKIENMTVVGDKAYVTILLKDGTNFANYSFDEYDPGLFREEPWFAQLNGLSGLQSFWPGATPTVFDSDKSRSPYQLSIARALRGDSVNPYGYVIVTILETKVSDIFRKIELEQETMLLGSEDHILSHPDATRVGEIFPYATLASEKSDPHILQIENEDYLMAWHTNSLTGWKLVSLTPYDRAVFKLNVIFKRVFTFQLVSFCLFMVLLLYLLGKFTRPLVRLGRVAETVQRGNLEVRSGIRGEDEIGYLGQSFDLMLDKVKETIGEITKTQVRKRKAELAMLQAQINPHFLFNVLNSIRMKVLRKGDSESAEMISSLSKLLRMTISQDKGVIPLHEEVDLAIDYVRLMNMRQKEKVELTLDLSPLSLTALVPRFCLQPIIENALIHGFSQQAGLMTISASEAEGGYQITVSDSGQGIEKGKLERLRYKLGAEALDKLEQGAAGEEESETGALAGKFSGIGLVNVYERMGITYGERFQMTIDSDIGQGTVITLYIPKQVVDSDG
- a CDS encoding helix-turn-helix domain-containing protein — its product is MVKVMLVDDDYPVLDLLAFAIEWEELGFRLLGMHENGEVALAAALEEMPDILITDIGMPRMDGLELIRRLKERKPELRVAVLSCHDEFRYAQQALKLQVQDYLLKDTLDPSDIRKLLLQFQAELNVTKDLHMEQLRKEHMVDRNKALLKEQFIKATLHQPMLDPEKWQQELGAFGLPFGACERVIPVLGIIDDYPRALQRFRSEEVLRFVVDNVTREVMASRETGCPAAHFVYSPQESFFMQVCPHGLKINGFDEVKLLLAEVQRMLKSSLKLTMSFLIGDSASDPLSLRESLAELLSGAEARFYRAPGSIVKAGAVQAAQPAKPGSDNPLLERFGEAAELLREALLGHKREAAEELVRQWLSLAEQRRLPPEQVKDWVFKLLLDVKLKLQLMQHTRSASSIDVSHHEVWELGSLSELQAWLIAHCLSAITASENGVSGSKRAEVIDACEYVSQHLDKKISLDEVADQLFMNPSYFSRLFKKEMGETFIEYVIRMKMHRAKELLDQTGSPVGKICETLGYDNQSYFIKLFKSCTGVTPVEYRRGQKRL
- a CDS encoding heparinase II/III family protein, whose translation is MEQKKQQQQQQQQQQQQQQQQQQQLPLERRFAVRFSGQLYLPTERQRGLALLVKGEPLSAGQLGEAWYDTLREAEVQRPLVEEIRAEAQRQLASVEPELSETLFRMYGETGERLPYERVYFQKRRRLNSFALMSLIEAEEPQYLEALQAALWSICEERAWCLPAHLGGAEQQTPIDLFAAETGFALSEISVLLGPRLPEELHLRIHEEVEKRLFLPFLTEGPYFWERAEHNWAAVCAGSIGAAALHLMDDRERLEAVLSRVLAAMDCFLDGYGEDGACAEGYSYWQYGFGFYVYFAQLLKAATDGAIDLFRSAKVQEIAMFQQKCFTGGRSIVNFSDAPSESGIFMGLSSYLHQEFPAVALPHASLRDSYTGDHCARWAPAVRNLLWWAESETPTPTTAPMTTTARTTTRTTTTSESAERLSGLENAAALWPTESFYLENVQWLLSRYVAANGATYSFAAKGGHNAEPHNHNDVGQFVLHADGEAYLADLGSGEYTADYFGPLRYTIWCNGSHGHSVPIIGGARQREGADARAVVVQAATSAELDVLELALQAAYGEEAGLAVLGRRFEWNKKGALPVLTIRNRYRFREEVEGGREIIERFVAWQMPEAGEAGGVVALQGRKRLTIAFDAQQWKPVVTQRSDMDHFGRERQWYTLDFHHLEAGTAAVDSEFVFRFEP